A stretch of Aedes aegypti strain LVP_AGWG chromosome 2, AaegL5.0 Primary Assembly, whole genome shotgun sequence DNA encodes these proteins:
- the LOC110676030 gene encoding coatomer subunit epsilon, which produces MSRQANEVNELFDVKNSFYIGNYQHCINEANKIGKPSLEKDVFLYRAYIAQHKYRVVLDEIKPGNDTPLLALRFLAEYLSNKSRKEAIVDLFDEKFKGDINALDVIWIIVGATIYCNEGSYESALKILQGNFNLECLSLQLECLLNMSRVDLAKQVLQTMQEKDDDATLTQLSQAWLNIQLGGEKLQDAFFIFQDFCDKFSPSLLLLNGQAVCYIGQQKYDDAENVLRECLNRDPNNYDALINLLALSQQKEKTNSQFNRYLSQVLDEHKDSALVSTYNKKQSEFERLVMQYGPSNNKSIEDIVV; this is translated from the exons ATGAGCCGTCAAGCGAATGAAGTGAACGAGTTATTCGATGTTAAAAATTCCTTCTACATCGGCAACTATCAGCATTGCATCAATGAGGCCAACAAAATCGGC AAACCATCGCTGGAGAAAGACGTATTCCTCTATCGGGCGTACATTGCTCAGCATAAATACCGGGTCGTGTTGGACGAAATTAAGCCCGGCAATGACACTCCCCTGTTGGCCCTCCGGTTCTTGGCCGAGTATCTTTCGAACAAATCACGCAAGGAGGCAATTGTGGATCTTTTCGATGAAAAGTTCAAAGGAGATATCAATGCGTTGGATGTGATTTGGATCATTGTCGGTGCTACCATCTATTGCAACGAAGGAAGCTACGAATCTGCTCTTAA AATCCTGCAAGGCAATTTCAATTTAGAGTGCTTATCGCTGCAGTTAGAATGCCTGCTGAACATGTCGCGAGTCGATCTGGCCAAACAAGTATTGCAAACCATGCAGGAGAAAGATGACGACGCTACGCTTACACAACTTTCCCAAGCCTGGTTGAACATCCAACTCGGTGGCGAAAAGCTGCAGGATGCATTCTTTATCTTCCAAGATTTCTGTGACAAATTTTCACCGTCTTTGCTGTTGCTGAATGGACAAGCCGTTTGCTACATCGGCCAACAAAAGTATGATGATGCGGAGAACGTTCTGCGGGAGTGTTTGAATCGGGACCCGAATAATTATGACGCGTTGATTAACTTGCTAGCACTGTCGCAGCAGAAGGAGAAAACCAACAGCCAATTCAATCGGTACCTCTCGCAGGTTTTGGACGAGCATAAGGACAGTGCCCTGGTGTCCACATACAACAAAAAGCAGTCTGAGTTTGAACGATTGGTGATGCAGTATGGACCGTCAAATAATAAGTCTATAGAAGATATCGTCGTTTAG